Proteins from a single region of Primulina tabacum isolate GXHZ01 chromosome 5, ASM2559414v2, whole genome shotgun sequence:
- the LOC142544960 gene encoding uncharacterized protein LOC142544960 codes for MYGLSVLQKTYPHLVKQDVAIMDPYFSQDIVFAYRYAPDDFENSKWKNLFRYVDGYCRRWSSVPWANASFILIPLNLPIHWVAVVVNVKDGIITMYDCNHSCYTDAEMNVYIEPVEDVVQHLLHYCKVNIPDIWTVARPKDFSQNASSSDCGAWMIKTFEVELSQQSPNSLNDQIVNSYRKYLATSV; via the exons ATGTACGGTCTATCTGTGTTGCAGAAGACATACCCACATTTGGTAAAACAGGATGTTGCCATAATGGATCCATATTTTTCTCAAGATATAGTCTTCGCATATCGTTATGCTCCTGATGATTTTGAAAATAGCAAGTGGAAGAATTTATTTCGCTATGTTGATGGATATTGTCGTCGTTGGAGTTCAGTACCATGGGCAAATGCATCTTTCATATTGATTCCATTAAATTTGCCTATACATTGGGTAGCAGTTGTAGTCAACGTGAAAGATGGAATCATTACTATGTATGATTGCAATCATAGTTGCTACACAGATGCTGAAATGAATGTTTATATTGAGCCGGTAGAAGATGTAGTTCAACATCTTCTACATTATTGCAAGGTCAATATTCCAGACATTTGGACAGTAGCAAGGCCCAAAGATTTTTCGCAAAATGCCAGCAG TTCTGATTGCGGTGCATGGATGATCAAGACATTTGAGGTGGAGTTGTCTCAGCAGTCTCCAAATTCATTGAATGATCAGATTGTGAATTCATATAGAAAATATTTAGCAACATCTGTGTGA
- the LOC142544321 gene encoding uncharacterized protein LOC142544321, whose protein sequence is MSEMVAQKIWVNLQSQLSEEKYFSCKLRVHSKYQKVSEFILDCLNEHDMDFMVENTQFGNLIKYDADYNLSSQILWFMVMRQVYATDDDEMWFVVNDKPVRFSRMEYALITGLDCSDNFPDEVVEVSDFCNRYFQGSDKVSVKEVEMKLKDLKSVDELLSIERVTMACLYFVCGVLWPLAPVKNPQVDKEIFSLIDDIDVFNKYPWGTIAFKGAVCDLKLDLKKKEVVLSKKTENGQFSNSGTHDMVGFINPL, encoded by the exons ATGTCAGAGATGGTTGCACAAAAGATTTGG gtTAATCTTCAATCTCAACTATCAGAGGAGAAGTATTTTAGTTGCAAGTTACGTGTACATTCCAAATATCAAAAAGTCAGTGAATTTATATTAGATTGCTTGAATGAGCATGACATGGACTTCATGGTTGAAAACACACAATTTGGCAATCTGATTAAGTATGATGCGGATTATAATTTATCTAGTCAGATTTTATGGTTTATGGTGATGAGACAAGTGTATGCAACAGACGATGATGAAATGTGGTTTGTTGTAAATGATAAACCAGTTAGGTTTTCTAGAATGGAGTATGCATTGATAACAGGGTTGGATTGTTctgataattttcctgatgaagtAGTAGAAGTTTCAGACTTTTGTAATAGATATTTTCAAGGTAGTGATAAAGTATCTGTGAAAGAAGTTGAAATGAAGTTGAAGGATTTGAAAAGTGTGGATGAGTTGTTGAGTATAGAGAGAGTGACGATGGCTTGTTTGTACTTCGTCTGTGGTGTACTATGGCCTCTAGCTCCAGTTAAGAATCCTCAAGTTGATAAAGAGATTTTTAGCTtgattgatgatattgatgtttttAATAAGTACCCTTGGGGTACAATAGCTTTCAAAGGAGCTGTTTGTGATTTGAAGcttgatttgaagaaaaaagaagtTGTGTTGAGCAAAAAAACAGAAAACGGCCAGTTTTCGAACAGTGGAACCCATGATATGGTTGGATTCATCAATCCGCTATag